The Hyla sarda isolate aHylSar1 chromosome 2, aHylSar1.hap1, whole genome shotgun sequence genome includes the window ATAATAAAGTACATAGTGCCATTAAAAATATAACCTATCCCACCAAAAACAATTTCTCATACAACTTTGTTGATGGCAAATTAAATAAAGTTGGGAAGGGAAggagtaaaaaatagaaaaaagaaactAAATGGTCACATTTATTTGTAATAAATGCACTTAACATATATGATTTGTGATATATGTTTGTTCTATTGTTACAGGTTTCCCAGAGGTTCGGTAATGCTGTAAAAAGGACAAGAACACTGATGACTGCAGCTATACCTATGAAATATACAGATCATGAGCCACATTCACAGTTTATCTTGTTAGATCCAGAAAACACTTGTAAACACTGTAAACAACATATCATGGATTCCATCACTATTTTACACACGTAAAAGAACCCGCTTCAAAGTCCTGTGTGAGAGCATATGAAACTGGCCAACCAACATGAGTGTCCCACTGACTCCGAACAAGGCTTGTTGTACAGACCAGGAGGACAACAGCAATGAAGACAAAAACGATAATGAGAGCGTGACCGGCATGGGAGATACTAATGCCAATCAGATATACTCCACAAACACTGGGAAAAGGGATGAGATCTACATAAGGGAGAATAAAACTGGGACGTTGTGCACATGGCAGTCTGAAAATCTTACAATGTTGAATAAAGAGTCCCGCAGATCAGGGAACGTTGGCCATGAGTCTCCATCAAGCGAACATATAAGTGACTTaagactccattccccaaccAACAAAGACATCAGCAAAGATTGCATGACGGATGATGCAAAGGACAGTTTGACTTCTCATGGTCAATCTCCATTGAATTCAAAAGCCAGCTTATATGATAGAAGTTTCCAGGTTCCCATTAGCAAGACATATGAATCCTCTATCAACGTCCATAGTAATAATGTTAGCAGTGAACGTCCTAGGATAAAAACAAGTATCCCTTCACCCAAAACAGAAACTTTTATAAAAGATCATATATCACCTACAACACCTGTGGAATCGCCCCTCAGGTTCTTGCAGTACGCTGACACATCTCATTGTGGGATCAGGCCTACTGAAACATCCTCGCCAGCTGAACATTCATTCGGACTATCTTCTCATAATATCAGTAATACCTCAGAGGAAAAGACGATTGTATTTTATTCCAAACCACCTACCTCAAATATTACTGGCCCAGATTATTCAATGGATAATGGAACCTTGACCCATGTGAACAGGCAAAGCACATTGACTTATCCTATTAATGTCGAGGAACCCTCGCGTTTACCATACAAACCTCAGGTAATTTGTACCATACCAGAAGCACAATTGTATCAGGGTCAAATAACGAAACAATCAGAACTGACTGATCCAAAAAACATTCAGTCCAAGTCAACATCTCCCCATAAACTACAGATAACGTTGGTTGAGGTTGCTAGATCCAAAAGAGGGGATGGTGTGTTTGAAACCAGAAGATCTCCATTGTCCTCCCCATGTGGTCAGATAACTGTTTCGCAGACAAACCAAGCAGGAAAGCAGACTGGGTCATTGCTGTTAACCAGTCCTTCCAATACCAAGCCGCATGATTATAAAGTTGATGCGTGTTACAGTGAAACGAAAGCTCAAATCTCTCAGGTCTCCGATTTTCAAGTTGGTCATCCCCAAGAAGTTGAGTCTTCAAAAAGCAAAGAGCTAAGCTACAAGCCTACAATCAGAAAAACAACATCACTCACCGACTCCCTGGATAATAAGATCCATACCAGTAAAGACAGATTCTCAGTACAAGATTATCTTTGTCAGGACAGTGACAATAATTTTCTTTCAAGCAGCAATGCAACTTCCTTGAAAGATAAAAACGCTTTAGTTGACAGTAAAAAGACATCTCTTAGTCGAAAACATCAGTCGGATATTCTAAAAAGCAATTTGAAAGAGAGCCATAGGGAcccaagtgatttttttttatgtgccacTTCTCCCTCATGCCCGCTGGTTAATATTAATGATCAGCGTGTTGCCTCACCGAGCAGCTTTAAAGATCTTAGTGTTGTTCACGCTGACAGATTGTCACCTTCCTCAGTGCTACCTCCTATAGAGAGTACACAGTTGTTCAACATATCCCCTAAAGCGACAAACAAGACTCTTGCTAACAGTGCAATCCCAAAACCAATACTGGTACATTCCAAACCATTTGATGAAACAGAAATAAACCATAATGCAAAAACAGAGGAGATCATTGAACCTGCCCTTCTTGTACCCAAACCCAAGCAGGTGCGGCCTAAGATCATCACctacattaggaggaacccccAAGCATTCGACAGAATACCATTTGGACAAATGAGCATGCCGTATGGGCCCCCTTCCTGTAATGTCCCTGTACCAAAAGAACATGACACATTGAGTAGTGACATTAAACCATCCAATGTGCTGTTAGATAAGTATAAAGCTGACATACACAAGCCCAGGATGTACAGTGCTGGACTGATGGTTTCTGGAATCAGGCCTCCTGGACATCATTCATTAGAAGAGGTAAGAGACACCTTTCTATCTATATAAGTTTTATTGTgctaaatgtatatgttaaagtgtacctgtcgtcaacaaaaactttttatataatgtagataataacattatacagtgacccctcgacctacgatggccccgacatacgataatttcaacatgcgatggcctctcagaggccatcgcatgttgaaggcagcatcaacatacgatgctcttttatgtcgggggccatcgcataaacggctatccggcagcgctgactgcttcagctgccaccggatagctcttcgggatcccctgcatcgtcggcgctctccatcgacgtcatcacgccgtcccttcatccaataagagcggcgtgcatagcgacatgatggcggcgtcggagagcgcggatgccggggaagcagaggccttactggagcgtcggggacacctcggggacgcggcgatagcgatggacggcgacatcccgggcagcggtgacgagcggtgacggtccggagcggcggggacaggtgagtacaacttcctctaacagtggtctacaacctgcggacctccagatgttgcaaaactacaacacccagcatgcccggacagccaacggctgtccgggcatgctgggtgttgtagttttttgcaacatctggaggtccgcaggttgtagaccactgtcctatactttacattgcacagatcgctcaacatgcgatggattcaacaaacgatggtccgtttggaacggattaccattgtatgttgagggaccactgtatgtatatttgtaatatgcattgattaaaaaaatgtgtatatttttgggtgcaaaaaatgctgtctccgtagctattgtctgtgtgtctctgtgagaattccaaatacaggaaatgagggcaggagaatagtgttgagcacgaatattcaaaatgcgaaattttaccgtgaatatcggcactttgcaattTTGAAAATATAGAATATAGTGATACATACattattcataatgacgaatattcgtttgttttctatactattttttttatgcaaatttatgcaaatCGCGGCCCTTCCAGACTggacattgatccctccctttttttaggTAAAAGATATAATTGCACATGCATGTGCACTTTGTGAATTTCATTGCATATttttgcatgggaaaaaaaagggaatgaacatagcgaatatatgCGAATGTCGCGAACATAgggcaaatattcgtccatatatttgcgaaatattgtgaattcgaatatggcccctgacaCTCATCACtacaggagaagcagggctctgtgcaggctcctggcttgtcaatcatcctcatgtgtgagcccatagcatgtcacagagcctcagtacacagagcccagcttgtcctcagtgcaaagagccccacttgtcccccctcacttcctgtatttggactcctcatagagacagacaggcaatagctgcagggacaaaaatgtacatatttttgaccaatgtatattacaaatatacatataatggtattatctacattttataaaaagtttttgttaacgacaggtacactttaagatatGCAGATGTCAGactcaatacatttttcattaattAATAGTGAATGGTGAAtaatatatcttatcagagaaaacCACCTTTTTCCTCACTCATCAGGTTCCtttctgtcctctctcctctattaaaggggtactccgctactcagcgtttgaaacaaactgttccgaatgcgggAGCTGGTGAAAGTAGcttgtgcacagtgatctctatactgccctctagatcttgcaaaactacaactcatggcatgcccacacagctgtttgctgtctgggcatgctgggagttgtagttttgcaacatctggaggtccacagtttggagatcactgttcagtggtctctaaattttagcactccagatgttgcaaaactacaaattccagcatgcccacacagaaaacagctgtctcggcatgctgggagttgtagttgcgtacctccagctgttgcataactacatctcccagcatgcccttctgtgatcagtacatgctgggaattgtagttttgcaacagctggaggcacactggttggaaaatactgagttaggtaacagaacctaactaaaggttttccaaccagtgtgcctccagctgttgtaaaactacaactcccagcatgtactgaattcacacttgcgatttgcgctgattctgggtcattacgggtctatggtgacccggaatagaagggggatcgcgggtgtctaagacacccacaatccccctaaagcgataggagtgaggtggcacgggtgccacccctcctatccctgctattggtggtctagacgcaaccaccaatagcagatcaggggcggaggggtttactttcgttttccccgtcctgccctcccacaataggcagggcagaacggggaaaacgaagaggagcggcgccggagtccacttacccctctggaggcagcggagcgacggggatcggcgggcggcgacggagatctgcggcggcgtgcggcagaagaggacggcacccggatgcgacggaagccggtgagtagttgcccagcaacatctagagggctacagtctgagaccactatagcggtctctagactgtagccctccagatgttgcaaaactacaactcccagcatgccgagagagctttgtagttttgcaacagctggaggtctgcagtttagagaccactgcacagtgatctctatactgccctctagatcttgcaaaattacaactcctagcatgcccacacagctgtttgctgtctgggcatgctgggagttgtagttttgcaacatctggagggccacagtttggagatcactgttcagtggtctctaaattttagcactccagatgttgcaaaactacaaattccagcatgcccacacagaaaacagctgtctcggcatgctgggagttgtagttgcgtacttccagctgttgcataactacatctcccagcatgcccttctgtgatcagtacatgctgggaattgtagttttgcaacagctggaggcacactatttggaaaattctgagttaggtaacagaacctaactgaaggttttccaaccagtgtgcctccatctgttgcaaaactacatctcccagcatgtactgacagaccgtgcatgctgggagttgtagttttgcaacagctggaggctcactggttggaaaatactgagttaggtaacagaacctaactgaaggttttccaactagtgtgcctccagctgttgcaaaactacaactcccagcatgtactgacagaccgtgcatgctgggagttgtagttttgaaacagctggaggtcccccccatgagaacgtacagggtacattcacacgggcgggtttacagcaagtttcctgcttcaagtatgagctgcggcaaatttttcgccgcagcgcaaattcctagcgggaaactcaccgtaacccgccagtgtgaatgtaccctaaaaacactacactacactacactaacacctaataaagagtaaaacactacaaaaacacccccttacactgtcccccccccccaataaaaatgaaaaacgtattgtacggcagtgtttccaaaacggagcctccagctgttgcaaaacaacaactcccagcatttccggacagccactgactttccaggcatgctgggagtttagcaacagctggaggcaccctgtttgggaatcactggcgtagaataccgctatgtccacccctatgcaatccctaatttagtcctcaaatgcgaatggtgctctctcacttcagagccctgtcgtatttcaagcaaacagtttagggacacatatggggtatcaccatactcgggagaaatttcactacaaattttggggggcttgttctccttttaccccttatgaaaaggaaaagtcggggtctacaccagcctgttagtgtaaaaaaaaaaatttttacactaacatgctggtgttgccctttactttttattttcacaagaggtaaaaaagacccccaaaatttgtaacgcaatttctcctgagtatggaaataccccatatgtgggcgtaaaatgctctgtgggcacacaacaaggctcaggagtaagagcgcaccatgtacatttgaggcctaaattggtgatttgcacagttgtggctgattttacagcggttctgacataaacccaaaaaaataaatacccacatgtgatcccattttggaaactacacccctcacagaatgtaacaaggggtacagtgagcatttacgccccacaagtgtctgacagatttttggaacagtggtccgtgaaaatgaaaaatgtaatttttttgtttgcacagcccactgttccaaagatctgtcaaacaccagtagggtgtaaatgctcactgtaccccttattacattccgtgaggggtgtagtttccaaaatggggtcacatgtggcggggtccactgttctggcaccacggggggctttgtaaatgcacatggtccccgaattccattccaaacaaattatctctctaattATCtcttgtagttcgctcgcagtgcacttgacctccaaacatggggtatttccatactcagaagaaatggggttacaaattttggggggcattttgtcctattaccctttgtaaaaaagtaaaatttggggaaaaacctgcattttagtggaaaaatatttttttttatttacacatccgactttaacaaaaagttgtcaaacacctgtggggtgttaaggttcactgtaccccttgttacgttccttgaggggtgtcgtttccataatagtgtgcgatgtggggttttttgctgtcctggcaccataggggcttcctaaatgggacatgccccccaaaaaccatttcagaaaaactcactctcctaaatcccattgttgctccttcgcttctgagccctctagtgcgcccgccgaacacttgacatacacatatgaggtattttcttactcgagagaaattgggttacaaattttgagaggatttttttccttttaccccttgtaaaaattcaaaaactgggtctacaagaacatgccagtgtaaaaaaaatgaaaattttgaattttctccttcactttgctgctattcctgtgaaacacctaaagggttaacacacttactgaatgtcattttgaatactttgaggggtgcagtttttataatggggtcatttatgcggtatttctaaccagaagacccttcaaatccacttcaaacctgaactgctccctgaaaaattccgattttgaaaattttgcgaaaaattggaaaattgttgctgaactttgaagccctttgatgttttccaaaagtaaaaacttatcaattttatgatgcaaacataaagtagacatattgtatatgtgaatcaatatataatttatttggaatatcca containing:
- the MTUS2 gene encoding microtubule-associated tumor suppressor candidate 2 isoform X1; protein product: MSVPLTPNKACCTDQEDNSNEDKNDNESVTGMGDTNANQIYSTNTGKRDEIYIRENKTGTLCTWQSENLTMLNKESRRSGNVGHESPSSEHISDLRLHSPTNKDISKDCMTDDAKDSLTSHGQSPLNSKASLYDRSFQVPISKTYESSINVHSNNVSSERPRIKTSIPSPKTETFIKDHISPTTPVESPLRFLQYADTSHCGIRPTETSSPAEHSFGLSSHNISNTSEEKTIVFYSKPPTSNITGPDYSMDNGTLTHVNRQSTLTYPINVEEPSRLPYKPQVICTIPEAQLYQGQITKQSELTDPKNIQSKSTSPHKLQITLVEVARSKRGDGVFETRRSPLSSPCGQITVSQTNQAGKQTGSLLLTSPSNTKPHDYKVDACYSETKAQISQVSDFQVGHPQEVESSKSKELSYKPTIRKTTSLTDSLDNKIHTSKDRFSVQDYLCQDSDNNFLSSSNATSLKDKNALVDSKKTSLSRKHQSDILKSNLKESHRDPSDFFLCATSPSCPLVNINDQRVASPSSFKDLSVVHADRLSPSSVLPPIESTQLFNISPKATNKTLANSAIPKPILVHSKPFDETEINHNAKTEEIIEPALLVPKPKQVRPKIITYIRRNPQAFDRIPFGQMSMPYGPPSCNVPVPKEHDTLSSDIKPSNVLLDKYKADIHKPRMYSAGLMVSGIRPPGHHSLEETGERQRKDDFCPSTFTHYEVPPSFYRSTMILRPQLGLGAVSRLPSTKSRILIASQRMSGTAIPQQELVTTVGALNNSETPEDLKKGSIPNGAKSNLPKPCQSGLRPPGYSRLPAAKLAAFGFVRSSSVSSLSSNQSNESIQSDHNRATNTGNEEHPAPNAAVPSKEIPKGTGRTIPEVCSGTAAPRRSLLPAKKTTTSPAGLKKETQKDQEVIKPAISSPKRQVTKVQSPGHPKLKPTITKNGYAAKTEVQTREPDRQTVQRLKDKCEEQAKELLFIRKEFQKTSCGFLVFAVTTQYFFNKTESGLIKERELSLELATIRNEVAFNTERCEKLQKEKEELEIKFDNEVKKLERHQQEELRGLKERLEQQYDREMEHLQQEQGSQLLQIRSQHQGQIEDMAAKHEAALLEIKTSHSASLSAIHEDHEKRVHKLKEGHELEKKMLEDGFEKLKLSLQDQVDTLTFQNHSLRDRAKMFEEALMKSTNEQLEIALAPYRHLDDDLISIRQVLEMKNQLIHEQEKRIMDLEKLAEINVVLEEKIQVLQQQNEDMRARIDKNVVVTRQLSVENATLQESVEKESKEKKRLSRTNEELVWKLQTAESMSPIKYPSSPVHRSASSGPLSPSKVNSAQR
- the MTUS2 gene encoding microtubule-associated tumor suppressor candidate 2 isoform X2, yielding MSVPLTPNKACCTDQEDNSNEDKNDNESVTGMGDTNANQIYSTNTGKRDEIYIRENKTGTLCTWQSENLTMLNKESRRSGNVGHESPSSEHISDLRLHSPTNKDISKDCMTDDAKDSLTSHGQSPLNSKASLYDRSFQVPISKTYESSINVHSNNVSSERPRIKTSIPSPKTETFIKDHISPTTPVESPLRFLQYADTSHCGIRPTETSSPAEHSFGLSSHNISNTSEEKTIVFYSKPPTSNITGPDYSMDNGTLTHVNRQSTLTYPINVEEPSRLPYKPQVICTIPEAQLYQGQITKQSELTDPKNIQSKSTSPHKLQITLVEVARSKRGDGVFETRRSPLSSPCGQITVSQTNQAGKQTGSLLLTSPSNTKPHDYKVDACYSETKAQISQVSDFQVGHPQEVESSKSKELSYKPTIRKTTSLTDSLDNKIHTSKDRFSVQDYLCQDSDNNFLSSSNATSLKDKNALVDSKKTSLSRKHQSDILKSNLKESHRDPSDFFLCATSPSCPLVNINDQRVASPSSFKDLSVVHADRLSPSSVLPPIESTQLFNISPKATNKTLANSAIPKPILVHSKPFDETEINHNAKTEEIIEPALLVPKPKQVRPKIITYIRRNPQAFDRIPFGQMSMPYGPPSCNVPVPKEHDTLSSDIKPSNVLLDKYKADIHKPRMYSAGLMVSGIRPPGHHSLEETGERQRKDDFCPSTFTHYEVPPSFYRSTMILRPQLGLGAVSRLPSTKSRILIASQRMSGTAIPQQELVTTVGALNNSETPEDLKKGSIPNGAKSNLPKPCQSGLRPPGYSRLPAAKLAAFGFVRSSSVSSLSSNQSNESIQSDHNRATNSNEEHPAPNAAVPSKEIPKGTGRTIPEVCSGTAAPRRSLLPAKKTTTSPAGLKKETQKDQEVIKPAISSPKRQVTKVQSPGHPKLKPTITKNGYAAKTEVQTREPDRQTVQRLKDKCEEQAKELLFIRKEFQKTSCGFLVFAVTTQYFFNKTESGLIKERELSLELATIRNEVAFNTERCEKLQKEKEELEIKFDNEVKKLERHQQEELRGLKERLEQQYDREMEHLQQEQGSQLLQIRSQHQGQIEDMAAKHEAALLEIKTSHSASLSAIHEDHEKRVHKLKEGHELEKKMLEDGFEKLKLSLQDQVDTLTFQNHSLRDRAKMFEEALMKSTNEQLEIALAPYRHLDDDLISIRQVLEMKNQLIHEQEKRIMDLEKLAEINVVLEEKIQVLQQQNEDMRARIDKNVVVTRQLSVENATLQESVEKESKEKKRLSRTNEELVWKLQTAESMSPIKYPSSPVHRSASSGPLSPSKVNSAQR